From the genome of Ignavibacteriales bacterium, one region includes:
- a CDS encoding thioredoxin family protein produces MLNTNLTHASSEKEHSELVNNNENVMICCGRMGPMCIPVYEVMEELEDEYKNVKFVDMEFDSPDAKVIRNLPECRSFQGLPFVVYYKNGKVAKATSSIQSREQITSVLDEHFGK; encoded by the coding sequence ATGTTAAATACAAATCTAACCCACGCTTCTTCAGAAAAAGAACATTCAGAACTAGTTAACAATAACGAAAACGTAATGATATGCTGCGGTAGAATGGGCCCAATGTGTATTCCCGTTTACGAAGTTATGGAAGAACTTGAAGATGAATATAAAAATGTAAAGTTTGTTGATATGGAATTTGATTCACCAGACGCAAAAGTTATTAGAAATTTACCTGAGTGCAGAAGTTTTCAAGGATTACCATTTGTTGTTTATTACAAAAATGGAAAAGTAGCAAAGGCAACAAGCAGCATTCAATCAAGAGAGCAAATAACCTCAGTTCTTGATGAACATTTTGGTAAATAA
- a CDS encoding FAD-dependent oxidoreductase, whose product MENHFDVIVIGAGAAGLTSGIYLSRAKVKTLILNEGAVGGQMVLTHEIANYPGVENISGYGLARIMKSQAQKFGCVIKSNLKITSLELNSDVKKVVVNDKDIYSSDAIIISTGGKSRMIGALNEAKFKGKGISYCATCDGDFFQDKEIIVVGGGNSALEEAVSLTKYASKVKVIHQFDHFQALEHYVDEAKKNEKINFIMESKIVEFIGDEKLESVKIQNQSTQEISEIKIDGVFIFIGYVPNTESLEGLIELNQWKEIVVDKDLKTNVTGVYAAGDSIQKKYRQVTTAVADGTIAALSAADYISNLKKELREQELIH is encoded by the coding sequence ATGGAAAATCATTTTGATGTTATTGTTATTGGCGCTGGTGCCGCCGGTTTAACTTCTGGAATTTATCTATCACGTGCAAAAGTTAAAACCCTAATTCTAAATGAAGGGGCAGTAGGCGGGCAAATGGTTCTTACGCACGAAATTGCAAATTACCCCGGAGTTGAAAATATAAGTGGTTACGGACTTGCAAGAATTATGAAATCGCAGGCGCAAAAATTTGGCTGCGTTATTAAATCCAACTTAAAAATTACATCGTTAGAATTAAATAGTGATGTCAAAAAAGTTGTTGTTAATGATAAAGATATTTACAGCTCTGATGCGATTATAATTTCCACTGGTGGTAAATCCAGAATGATAGGTGCCTTGAATGAAGCTAAATTTAAAGGTAAAGGAATTTCTTACTGTGCAACTTGCGATGGCGATTTTTTTCAGGACAAAGAAATAATTGTAGTGGGTGGTGGTAACTCTGCTTTGGAAGAAGCAGTTTCACTAACTAAGTATGCATCTAAAGTTAAAGTAATTCATCAGTTTGATCATTTTCAGGCACTTGAACATTATGTTGATGAAGCTAAGAAAAATGAAAAGATAAATTTTATAATGGAATCCAAAATTGTTGAGTTTATTGGTGATGAAAAACTTGAATCAGTTAAGATTCAAAATCAATCTACTCAAGAAATTTCTGAAATTAAGATTGACGGTGTTTTTATTTTTATCGGGTATGTACCCAACACCGAATCGCTTGAAGGATTGATTGAATTGAATCAATGGAAAGAAATTGTTGTTGATAAGGATTTGAAAACTAATGTTACTGGAGTTTACGCAGCAGGCGATTCAATTCAGAAAAAATATCGCCAAGTTACAACAGCAGTTGCGGATGGAACGATTGCTGCTCTAAGTGCCGCGGATTATATTAGCAACTTGAAAAAAGAGTTAAGAGAACAGGAACTTATTCATTGA
- a CDS encoding pentapeptide repeat-containing protein: MRRLGYYTDKEYTNINFNKIKFIVGEYENCKFLNCVFSNGRLNECVFLNCEFNNCDLTNSNISASVFRDVYFVNSNLSGLQFNSCSQLLFSAEFINCRLTLSSFFGMKLHKTKFYKCEMVEVDFGNTDLTNSEFSECDLNKALFDSSNLSKCDFSTAYNYSIDPEKNKIAKAKFSILGISGLLGKYDIVIKK, from the coding sequence ATGCGACGGTTAGGATATTATACTGATAAAGAATATACAAACATCAATTTTAACAAAATCAAATTTATAGTTGGTGAATACGAGAATTGTAAATTTTTGAATTGTGTTTTTTCAAACGGTCGATTGAACGAATGTGTATTTCTCAATTGTGAGTTTAATAATTGTGATTTAACCAATAGTAATATTTCTGCATCTGTTTTTCGTGATGTTTATTTTGTTAATAGCAACTTGTCCGGATTACAATTTAACTCTTGCAGTCAATTATTATTTTCAGCCGAGTTTATAAATTGCCGGTTAACTTTGTCCTCATTCTTTGGAATGAAACTTCATAAAACTAAATTCTATAAATGTGAAATGGTGGAAGTTGATTTTGGGAATACAGATTTAACTAACTCGGAATTTTCTGAATGTGATTTAAACAAAGCGCTTTTTGATAGTTCTAATTTATCTAAATGTGATTTTAGTACTGCTTACAACTATTCAATTGATCCCGAAAAAAATAAAATAGCAAAAGCAAAGTTTTCTATCCTGGGAATTTCTGGTTTGCTGGGCAAGTATGATATAGTAATAAAGAAATAG
- a CDS encoding class I SAM-dependent methyltransferase — protein sequence MTQNKNHWYDGWFYDKIIAPNQDRMFGEIKNLIEPNSTVVDVGCGTGRFSFSIADKVNKVVGIDLSSKNILTATRTLQKNPSNKISFLHTNLANLISQNHHYDYAVMTYVIHEVNPSERIKLLNEMALIADEIVIGDYLVPRNKGFWSLLNEVVEYAAGKEHYTNFKHFVANNGLYGLSQQAGLKIVSEIKNKPSTSQLLVLAK from the coding sequence ATGACACAAAATAAAAATCATTGGTATGATGGATGGTTTTATGATAAGATAATTGCTCCAAATCAGGATAGAATGTTTGGTGAAATTAAGAATCTCATCGAGCCAAATTCAACAGTAGTAGATGTCGGATGCGGAACCGGCAGGTTTTCTTTTTCAATTGCGGATAAAGTTAATAAAGTTGTTGGTATTGATTTATCAAGCAAAAATATTTTAACGGCAACTAGAACACTTCAAAAAAATCCGAGCAATAAAATATCCTTTCTACATACAAACCTTGCAAATTTAATTTCACAAAATCATCACTATGATTATGCGGTAATGACTTATGTTATTCACGAAGTTAATCCTTCTGAGAGAATTAAATTGTTAAATGAAATGGCACTGATTGCAGATGAAATAGTTATTGGAGACTATCTAGTTCCCAGAAACAAAGGCTTTTGGAGTTTGTTAAATGAAGTTGTTGAATATGCCGCAGGGAAAGAACACTATACAAATTTTAAACATTTTGTTGCAAATAACGGGCTTTACGGATTATCACAACAAGCAGGATTAAAGATTGTTTCTGAAATAAAAAATAAACCATCAACAAGTCAATTATTAGTTTTGGCAAAATAG
- a CDS encoding CehA/McbA family metallohydrolase: MYEYVGAAHMHSTFSDGTGEVTDIAKFADEVGLDFILLTDHNTLRALQEGFEKWYGNALLLVGCEINDKENKNHYLAFGIKEAFTTRTPAKKYVAKVKELGGIGFLAHPHEKRQHKEHPAYPWTEWDTEDFTGIEIWNHMSEWVENLTEENKYRSFLHPLRTIIAPPDETLKVWDELNQKRKVVGIGGIDAHAHKYNLVGFLEVEIFPYKVLFKSIRTHILVDEPIKIGKSAKDIEKAKWQVYNALREGRCFVANDYVAESKGFRFYAEANHTKYQMGNTIPDHKNITLKVLLPGINAEIRLIRNGQVIETNSGIDAEFIVNKKGVYRIEVYFENRAWIYSNHIRVNV; encoded by the coding sequence ATGTACGAATACGTTGGCGCAGCACACATGCATTCAACTTTTTCAGATGGAACCGGCGAGGTTACTGATATAGCTAAATTTGCTGATGAAGTTGGATTGGATTTTATTTTACTTACCGATCACAACACCTTGCGTGCATTGCAAGAAGGTTTTGAAAAGTGGTATGGGAACGCTTTGTTACTTGTTGGCTGCGAAATAAATGATAAAGAAAATAAAAATCATTACTTAGCTTTTGGAATTAAAGAAGCTTTTACAACTCGAACTCCAGCAAAAAAATATGTTGCAAAAGTAAAAGAACTTGGAGGTATAGGATTTTTAGCCCACCCTCACGAAAAGCGACAACATAAAGAGCATCCCGCTTATCCCTGGACAGAATGGGACACAGAAGATTTTACTGGTATTGAAATCTGGAATCACATGTCTGAATGGGTTGAAAATCTTACAGAAGAAAATAAGTACAGATCTTTTTTGCATCCATTAAGAACTATCATTGCGCCACCTGATGAAACCTTAAAAGTTTGGGATGAATTAAATCAAAAAAGAAAAGTTGTTGGTATTGGCGGCATAGATGCGCACGCACATAAATATAATCTCGTCGGATTTTTGGAGGTTGAAATTTTTCCCTATAAAGTTTTATTTAAATCAATTCGTACTCACATTCTAGTAGATGAACCTATCAAAATAGGGAAGAGCGCAAAAGATATTGAGAAAGCAAAGTGGCAGGTTTATAATGCCTTAAGAGAGGGAAGATGCTTTGTTGCAAACGATTACGTTGCGGAATCGAAAGGGTTTAGATTTTATGCGGAGGCAAATCATACCAAATATCAAATGGGTAATACGATTCCTGATCATAAAAATATAACATTAAAAGTTTTGTTACCCGGAATAAATGCAGAAATAAGACTTATTCGTAACGGACAAGTTATAGAAACAAATAGTGGAATCGATGCTGAATTTATTGTAAATAAAAAAGGCGTTTACAGAATAGAAGTTTATTTTGAAAATCGTGCATGGATTTACTCAAATCATATTAGAGTAAATGTATAA